A DNA window from Comamonas sp. 26 contains the following coding sequences:
- the murI gene encoding glutamate racemase, whose protein sequence is MPTSQSPIGIFDSGVGGLSVLQALRHELPHEQFVYLADSGNAPYGDARGDAFVRERSLAIAQHLLAQHGIKILVVACNTATAAAVELLRSRLPELPVIGVEPAIKPASFSSQTHHVGVMATRATINSQRVARLVADHSERADFHLQACDGLAKAIERSTEQPLPEQADTTEIRALCARYTSALGSFGQKTGQMDTLVLGCTHYVFVKDDLRALLGPDIQLLDTGAPVARQTRRMLEQRALLAPEAHSQQIQLQTTGTLSALQAAAQRWLALPASCCAMVNVPSPNAAMTA, encoded by the coding sequence ATGCCCACCTCTCAATCCCCGATCGGTATTTTTGATAGCGGTGTTGGCGGTCTCAGCGTGCTCCAGGCGCTACGCCATGAACTGCCACACGAACAGTTTGTGTACCTGGCAGACAGTGGCAATGCCCCCTACGGCGATGCGCGAGGTGATGCCTTTGTGCGAGAGCGCAGTCTGGCCATTGCCCAACACCTACTTGCACAGCACGGCATCAAAATTCTGGTGGTGGCCTGCAATACAGCCACGGCAGCGGCCGTGGAACTGCTTCGCTCCCGCCTGCCGGAGCTGCCCGTGATTGGGGTAGAGCCCGCAATCAAGCCCGCATCGTTTTCCAGTCAGACCCACCATGTGGGCGTGATGGCAACGCGCGCCACCATCAACAGCCAGCGCGTGGCACGGCTGGTGGCCGATCACAGCGAGCGGGCCGACTTTCATCTGCAAGCCTGCGACGGACTGGCCAAAGCCATTGAGCGCAGTACCGAGCAGCCTTTACCAGAGCAAGCTGACACTACAGAAATAAGAGCACTTTGCGCAAGATACACAAGCGCTCTAGGCAGTTTTGGTCAAAAAACAGGGCAAATGGACACTCTCGTGCTGGGCTGCACGCATTACGTGTTTGTCAAAGACGATCTGCGCGCCTTGCTAGGCCCGGATATTCAACTGCTAGACACCGGTGCCCCCGTCGCCCGTCAGACACGCCGCATGCTGGAGCAGCGCGCCCTGCTGGCCCCTGAAGCCCATTCACAGCAGATCCAGCTTCAGACCACCGGCACCTTGAGCGCACTGCAAGCCGCCGCTCAGCGCTGGCTGGCCCTGCCCGCGAGCTGCTGCGCGATGGTCAACGTGCCATCGCCCAACGCGGCAATGACGGCCTGA
- a CDS encoding YgjP-like metallopeptidase domain-containing protein: MKPIPTPKYSGAITQQLRKNRAARATAENAPAQLALPYLSGYAPSLQSKVREWLVAGKAAEWLLNKYPQAHVVRTDKALYDYVDDIRLEYLRNSGQLHKVAYDSKIHVMRNALGLHTRRSIAHGSKTNARHEIHIAAMFKQAPDAFLRMICVHELAHIRIMDHDKAFYQLCMHMESEYHQLEFDVRFYLSYLDCGGEPLWG, from the coding sequence ATGAAGCCCATTCCTACCCCCAAATATTCAGGTGCCATCACGCAGCAGCTGCGCAAGAACAGGGCTGCGCGTGCCACGGCTGAAAATGCACCGGCGCAGCTGGCCTTGCCGTATCTGTCGGGCTATGCGCCATCGTTGCAGAGCAAGGTGCGCGAATGGCTGGTGGCGGGCAAGGCCGCGGAGTGGCTGCTGAACAAGTATCCGCAGGCGCATGTGGTGCGTACGGATAAGGCACTTTACGACTACGTTGACGATATTAGGTTGGAATATCTGCGCAATTCGGGTCAATTGCATAAAGTGGCTTACGACAGCAAGATTCATGTGATGCGCAATGCGCTGGGCTTGCACACGCGGCGTTCCATCGCGCATGGCAGCAAGACCAATGCCAGACATGAGATTCATATTGCGGCCATGTTCAAGCAGGCACCTGATGCATTTTTGCGCATGATTTGCGTGCATGAGCTGGCCCATATCCGCATCATGGATCACGACAAAGCCTTCTATCAGCTGTGCATGCACATGGAGTCTGAGTATCACCAGCTCGAATTTGATGTGCGCTTTTATCTCAGCTATCTGGATTGCGGTGGTGAACCGCTTTGGGGCTGA
- a CDS encoding DUF6806 family protein, translated as MPSYNAAFEIHVHGQVLLRADVTYEQLQDALRPLWAYAGARSLTEAEGSLYEEEPGIQLDKKEHLLQMCWTVRGDEDFRQALDDMCMSLNELAEQGSAIEVTFYDTEFDEEEASDESQSRDDFVMLFVGPNPAAIMQVQRDLLVQDVVGLMERHFDGAELSGVVQEIDKLFSQRFEALVSSLELGKPPRGGSGGSGSGHGGGNRRPRHLH; from the coding sequence ATGCCTAGTTACAACGCTGCTTTTGAAATTCATGTCCACGGTCAGGTTCTGCTCCGTGCTGATGTTACGTACGAGCAGTTGCAAGACGCATTGCGTCCTTTGTGGGCCTATGCCGGTGCGCGCTCGTTGACTGAAGCCGAGGGGAGTCTTTATGAAGAAGAACCCGGCATTCAGCTCGATAAGAAGGAGCATCTGCTGCAGATGTGCTGGACGGTGCGCGGTGATGAAGACTTCCGTCAGGCGCTGGACGATATGTGCATGAGCCTGAACGAGCTGGCCGAGCAGGGCTCGGCCATTGAGGTGACCTTCTACGACACCGAGTTCGATGAAGAAGAAGCCTCTGATGAGTCGCAAAGCCGCGATGACTTCGTCATGCTCTTTGTGGGCCCTAACCCCGCCGCCATCATGCAGGTGCAGCGTGACCTGCTGGTGCAGGACGTTGTCGGCCTGATGGAGCGCCACTTTGATGGGGCTGAGCTGAGTGGCGTGGTCCAGGAGATCGACAAGCTGTTCTCCCAGCGCTTTGAAGCTCTGGTCAGCTCGCTTGAGTTGGGCAAGCCCCCGCGCGGTGGCTCCGGCGGCTCAGGCTCTGGTCATGGTGGAGGCAACCGCCGCCCACGTCATCTGCACTGA
- a CDS encoding FadD3 family acyl-CoA ligase, with protein MSNINQSALTEASLTLPGMLADVVSRFASRAAIVENGQSISYEQLQQLSRQAARALMTLGVQAGDRVALWAPNVSEWIIAACGVHAAGGVLVPLNTRMKGGEAADILDRSRARVLVCVGDFLSNYYPDLLTGQRPTTLEQVVVLGDKVLPSADLNWQQFMAKAEGTTAEAQQQREAQIKPDDTADLMFTSGTTGRPKGVMCSHRPTILAFKAWSDVVGLTEGSRYLIVNPFFHTFGYKAGWVAALLQGSTVYPEQVFDAEAILRRIESDRISFMPGPPTLFLSMLAHPGLKSFDLSSLVSSVTGASTVPPILIKRMREELGIKNVTTAYGLTECGGCATLCEPADNVETVANTCGKALPGTEVRCVDEQGQPVAAGEAGEVLLRGYHIMQGYFEDEKATAETIDADGWLHTGDVGVLDENGYLRITDRLKDMFIVGGFNCYPAEIERILSNHPDVAQIAVVGVADERMGEVGCACVVTRNGVALDKDAFIVWCRANMANYKVPRFVQQLDSLPVNASNKVQKRDLLQIVKAKLEQAAQPA; from the coding sequence ATGTCGAATATCAACCAGAGCGCGCTGACTGAGGCTTCTCTGACTTTGCCTGGCATGTTGGCCGATGTGGTCAGCCGCTTCGCCAGCCGCGCAGCGATTGTCGAGAACGGGCAATCCATCAGCTATGAACAGTTGCAGCAACTGAGCCGCCAGGCCGCCCGCGCCTTGATGACACTGGGCGTGCAGGCTGGTGACCGTGTGGCCCTGTGGGCACCGAATGTTAGCGAATGGATTATTGCGGCCTGCGGCGTGCATGCCGCCGGTGGCGTGCTGGTGCCGCTGAACACCCGCATGAAGGGAGGCGAAGCCGCCGACATTCTGGACCGCAGCCGCGCCAGAGTGCTGGTGTGTGTGGGCGATTTTCTGAGTAACTACTACCCTGATCTGCTGACGGGTCAGCGGCCCACAACGCTGGAGCAGGTGGTGGTGCTGGGCGACAAGGTGCTGCCCAGTGCAGACCTGAACTGGCAGCAGTTCATGGCCAAGGCCGAAGGCACAACCGCCGAAGCCCAGCAGCAGCGCGAAGCACAGATCAAGCCAGACGATACAGCTGACTTGATGTTCACCTCAGGCACCACAGGTCGCCCCAAGGGCGTGATGTGCTCGCATCGCCCGACTATTCTGGCCTTCAAGGCCTGGTCTGATGTGGTGGGGCTGACCGAAGGCAGCCGTTACCTGATCGTCAACCCCTTCTTTCACACCTTTGGCTACAAGGCCGGCTGGGTGGCCGCTTTGCTGCAAGGCTCTACGGTCTACCCTGAGCAGGTCTTTGATGCCGAAGCCATTCTGCGCCGGATTGAAAGCGACCGCATCAGCTTCATGCCCGGCCCGCCCACGTTGTTCTTGTCCATGCTGGCGCACCCGGGTCTTAAGAGCTTTGATCTGAGCTCGCTGGTGTCGTCGGTGACTGGTGCTTCTACTGTTCCCCCGATTCTCATCAAGCGCATGCGCGAAGAACTGGGCATCAAGAACGTGACGACCGCCTACGGCCTGACCGAATGCGGTGGCTGCGCTACGCTGTGCGAGCCTGCTGATAATGTGGAAACCGTGGCCAATACTTGCGGCAAGGCCTTGCCGGGCACAGAGGTGCGCTGCGTGGATGAGCAGGGCCAGCCTGTAGCTGCTGGTGAGGCTGGCGAGGTACTGCTGCGTGGCTATCACATCATGCAGGGCTACTTTGAGGATGAGAAAGCGACGGCAGAGACTATTGATGCGGATGGCTGGCTGCATACCGGCGATGTGGGCGTGCTCGATGAGAACGGCTATCTGCGTATTACCGACCGCTTGAAGGATATGTTCATCGTCGGCGGTTTCAATTGCTACCCGGCTGAAATTGAACGCATCCTCTCCAATCACCCTGATGTGGCTCAGATTGCCGTCGTCGGTGTGGCCGATGAGCGCATGGGTGAAGTGGGTTGCGCCTGCGTTGTGACGCGCAATGGCGTGGCGCTGGACAAAGATGCTTTCATCGTCTGGTGCCGTGCCAATATGGCGAATTACAAGGTGCCGCGCTTTGTGCAGCAACTCGACAGCCTGCCCGTGAATGCCTCCAATAAGGTGCAAAAGCGCGATTTGCTGCAGATCGTCAAAGCCAAGCTGGAGCAGGCTGCGCAACCGGCTTGA